Genomic window (Lewinellaceae bacterium):
GGGCATGGGGGGCTGTACTGGGAGAAGGAGGCTGGCTCGTCATTCCGTGTAGGGGCAACCTTGTTGTTTGTTCAGGTCGAAGGTTATGAAGTACGCAAAGGGCAGGAACTCCGCTTTGTAGTACCTGCCCCCGGTTTGCCTTCTGAGACTCACCTCAATTCTGAATTCCTCTACCATTATAGCTACCTCGCCCTGCGGCCTTACGCCCATCTGCTGCTCAACCGGTTTTACCTCGGCCTGGGCCTGCAGCCCATGTGGCTCCAGGCCGCCTCCTTCAAAAACAGGCAACAGCTCATACTGTTTGGCCAGCCGGGCAAGAAAACCGAGAGCGGGGGCGGCAGCCTTCAGAATGTAAATAAACTGGATGTAGCCCCCACTCTGGAAGCCGGGGTGGAGATCAGCCCCCGCTTCCGGCTACAGGCCACTTACTTCCGCGGGCTGGCGCCTATCCTCATAAAAACGGGGGACACCAAGATTTTCAACCAACAGGCCACGCTGGGGCTGAACTTCTGCCTGACATGTACCAGCGGGAAGGTTGTTAAAGGGCCGGGGGGATAATATCACCTGCCAACTATCAACTTCCCAGTGCCCAAAACCTGCTGCCCT
Coding sequences:
- a CDS encoding outer membrane beta-barrel protein codes for the protein MKNALFFLLAFLSAGLQAQDGYFGIAANFGVSRTGTLLSESSTFDNPWAFSGHGGLYWEKEAGSSFRVGATLLFVQVEGYEVRKGQELRFVVPAPGLPSETHLNSEFLYHYSYLALRPYAHLLLNRFYLGLGLQPMWLQAASFKNRQQLILFGQPGKKTESGGGSLQNVNKLDVAPTLEAGVEISPRFRLQATYFRGLAPILIKTGDTKIFNQQATLGLNFCLTCTSGKVVKGPGG